In the genome of Arabidopsis thaliana chromosome 4, partial sequence, the window GATAATCCGAGGCACTGAGATTGATGAACCAATCCCATTCTTTACTCTGCTTCAAGAGAATAGCGCAAGCGTGGAGCGTGTTAGCCACCATTGTGGGTCCTCGATACGTAACAAGGTTAGCCTTTGTGATCATGTGAACATTTCCAACATCGCTAAAAACAGGATCTTGGCTCACACGTTTAGCCAGCTCAAGCCTCTCTTCAGCAGGAGACTCGAGATCAAGATGAACAACGTACTGATTCCTAGGATGGTATAATGTTCGTAACACTCTCCACAGACTCTCTAAGTCACCTCTTGACCCTGAAACTAGATAACCAAAGCGAGGAAGACTAGGCTGTACTGGAGGAGGATGCGAGGACTGATTGATCTTTGACTCTGCAAATTCGACTCGTGTCTCGTTGGTGGTCGATAGATTGTAGGAGAAGATGAGTGAGTTAATAGAACGGACAGAAGAGAGGAGACCCATGTTGAAGGATGCAGCTATAAGGAATATGAACATGAGAGAAGCCATTGCTAGAGGGAATATCCATCTCTTCTCTGAGTTTGAGGACGCCATTAAAGAGCCTTCTCATATGTGATCGATCTCAAAAACCAATGTTATGTCAACGAAAGAAGCCAACACTTTGATATTGTCGACGcatcagagaagaaagatcttCACAAATCGAGGTAGCGCCTAACCTACGCCACAGTTGACACACAATCAGAAATCTATACATGTATTGATGAATATTGAATTCAAACAACGATCAAACACAGTTTCTGATCCTTGATTCCGATCATGCaaagagtaaaataaaaaattgatacaAGTCGAAaaattgaagaggaagaaaaacagaggatttgaTGAATCGTCGTGATCACAAAGTATGAGTATGAGCCGATcttgtaataataaaaaagatcgaaaagaaaaatctagagCTGTCTAAGGATAATGAAACCTACTTTACATGTTCCTATTcgtaagaaatcaaataacGTAAAAAAAATACCTGGTTCTTAAAATTTCATGGAGATGACGTGAGAATGTTTAAAGATCCGGGCAGTTCTTAACACAATCCACGAGGTTGTCTTTGTCTGAAACGAagatttgtttaattaaaGTGTCGGATTAcgtacctttttttttttttctttcttttctatagAAACTAgataatgaaagaaagaaagaaatctgaGAGTTATGGTACTAGCCACTGGGCTTCGGTTTTTCCACAGAGATGTTTTCGTTTTAACTCACTTCCCAGAAAGAAACGGTGCCTTCTCCTTTGACTTTTTATCTGAGTcctttgatttttgatttgttgtgagGTACTGGCGTATTAAATTGCATTAATTTCAATATACAGGCTAAAAAAACATAGGAGTACTTCTTATTCATTATTGGAGGATGTTACTACTGTATACTGGTGTGGACAAAACGTGTGATATGGACCGACGACGTTGATGATTGCATTTcgaataaaatgaaaatggaggAAAGTGGCCTAGTAATGCGGAAAATGCCAAACATCGTATGATCGAGGCATAATGAAACccataataatgtttttaagaGGTGGCATTATGATGATTTAGCTTAATGGTTATGTGTCCTCATTTCAATCTTTGGGTTATActtaatttgtattattagttaatatatgtaaatatgtttTCCTTAATGGTATTGGATTTATTATTAATGGTATGAATATGTAAAGAAGTATTTAgtggaaaatatatttttctatatccCATTCACCTAAATTCCATTAATTGTCAAACATTTAGAGCTATTAgctatagtatttttatttgatatcaacaactctatttttatttgattactacacttttctttttaatgttaagatttataccaaatattttaaaatgattacaaaagtaaaatcttCTAGTAAATTGAAACTAcgtaaataaaaatgtttattacTTTAGTTacttaaatatacaatttcccccttttttttaattattttttgctaaaccctaaaaatcttTTAACGGCGTTTATCGTTCTTCCACTCTCTCCGCCGCGTTCTCTGTCTCTCAAACCCTCAGGGTAACGATTCTTCTTATTAGACCAACTGTTGCTTCTTTCGCATCGTAGCTCTGAGATTGACCCATTGATTTCTCAACTCTTTCTCAGTAATCAGATTCGATTTTGTTTAGTCTCAGCTCAGAACAATGGCAGCTAAACCTGGAGCCGCAACTCCAACGTATTCACCTAAAATCGTCGGAAGAAGTCGGCTTCCTATATTCAAAGATTCCGACCTCGATTGGTCTCGTCCTGATGGCCGTGGCTTCCACCAATGCCGACCCGCATGTAAAAACACCTTTGATTCCTCTAAATTCTTAATCGTTAGGGTTCTTCATTGTGAAATTACGGTTGGATTCATATGACTCCAGTTATTTGTGAGACTAAACtagatttgaattttgtttcttttgtgaaaaatgCTTCTTTCAGTACTTCAAACTGGTGCTGTGAGTTCTGCTTCTGGTTCTGCTTATGCTGAGTTTGGGAACACTAAAGTTATTGTTTCAGTGTGAGTATTATTAGATTAGAAAACTTGTATATTCAGGATTTGCATTAACTTTTCTGTCAGCTAAATTCGCTTTTGTGTGTTcaaaaattttagatttgggCCAAGGGAGAGTAAGAAAGCAATGGTTTATAGTGATGTAGGTAGATTGAATTGTAATGTTAGCTATACAAATTTTGCTTCCCCTACTCTTGGCCAGGTAATCTCCAAATTTCGCAACATTTGGTGTTAACTTGTTTCATCAAATTTAGTAATACATTGTGGTATTTTAGGGAACTGATCACAAAGAATATTCATCAATGCTTCACAAAGCATTGGAAGGTGTAATAATGATGGAGACGTTTCCAAAAACAACCGTTGATGTTTTTGCATTGGTTCTTGAATCTGGAGGAAGTAAGTCTTAACAATAACTCGACTgctatcaaaattattttaccaGAATGTGATTGCTTATTGGTTCGCTTGGACATTCGTGGAGTTGATTATGGAAGCAACTTATTGGATTGTTGTTTGgcattttctgattttctccAATGGTATTGTATTGCAGGTGACCTCTCTGTTTTGATATCATGTGCTAGTCTTGCTTTAGCTGATGCCGGAATTATGATGTATGACCTTATCACAGCTGTTTCAGTGGTATGTGTATGTTACAATAGTTGCATTGATTCCTCTGCGTTATCTCTTATGTTTATTAGCAttaagtgaagaagaaagtaacaCATACATTGACATATACAAGTGCACCATAGTCTGAGACATGTAAAACGTATAGATATCTgttaattctttattttgataCACTGAAATTATGCCTGCAATTTTCGAAGTCTTGCATAGGCAAAAGCCTTATGATAGACCCGGTTACAGAGGAGGAAGGATGTGAAGATGGCAGCTTTATGATGACGTGCATGCCATCTCGTTATGAAATCACTCAGCTAACCATCACTGGTGAATGGACAACACCTAATATCAACGAGGTATGCCTTTCAATAATATCTCTTGTCCTTAATTTGCCGATGACGGTTAGAGACAAAAGgtctttcttttcttagtGTTGAATATTGATGTTATTCAACTGCTTTGTTTGTCTAAATCACATGGATATTGGTTAATTAGActgttcttcattttctttttaagctGTTCATACCATAGGGTCTATGTTGTTAACATATAATTGTGACATAGGAGCTGTGCAGACATGTTACCAAACATTTGTATTTCAAATATTGCAGGCAATGCAGCTTTGCTTGGATGCTAGTTCAAAACTTGGAGAGATCATGCGTGATTGTCTGAAACAGTCTGCCTCAGCTTCCGATGAATGAGCATAAATAACTATGATTTTGGATTGTAGCTCAGACTTGGTATGAAACCGGTTTTAGCTGTTATAGGTAAACGGATTTAGTCTAAACCTGTGTGTAGTTTAAACCGATGTATGTTTTCACATAAGATTTGATGGAACTAGATCTTTAGCTATGAAATGGATCCCAATTGCGAGTGGTATCAAAGACATACAGAATTTAAAGTAGGGAATTTCAACAAATCAATCACATTGTTCtttacaatttcaaaaaacttgTGGATGATATTAATATcagattttctaaatttatacGAAAATGGAATGATATTAAGAATAGTATacagaaaaatgaagaaaagagtaaCTGATTTTTGcatcttaaaaaagaaaaagtcttcTCTGGTTCACACATCACACAAGTTGGGGGCGGTGATGAAGGAGGGTGTTTAGGTAATATCAGCTAACGTCGGAACTTCAACTGATCATGTAGTACGTACgatacgaagaagaagaatctaatCCGCATGACATGTGATTATTTTGgtcagagagagaagagaagacgtGTGTCGCAGCAAAGTGGACAGTTGTGCCCTTATAGCCAAAGAAGACTTCACACGTTTTCAACACCACCTAACAACTGTTTCTTTCTATCTCCCACCTCTTCCccatttttgtctttttatttcttcttctagtttCTCCcaattttctctttgatttttttttgttttttcttgtcttcttgttAAGATTGATACATGAACTAATAGAGTAACTAGTAAATTCTAAGACCTTTCAGCATTCTTGAAATGACAATTACAAACACACGATAATTTGCGGGAACATGAATGATAGAAgacattagaaaaaaaaaactccaatgtataaaaagtttatgaaaaatataataacattttttacgAATTATTCAGTTTtctgtaaatttttatttatttcgtAAATGCTTGTATCTAACATTTCAGCTAGATTGTTCTACTGATTAATTTCTATCTAACATTTTATGAACTTTATCATTTCAGTAACCGCAATGCCCGTGACCACTCTGCATATAAAAGTGTATGTCTTCTTCACATTCAATCACACGTACTTTCAAAATTCtactaaaaattaaatgttttttttttatataactaatcAAAGATATCTAAAGTTTTTGAGTCAAAGTTATGCGTTActcaaatagaaaaaaacatttagaaaCCTAAAATAATATCTGCTCCTCCTAAAACATTTAATAACATTCAAAAACaagtcaataaaaaaaaaaaaatttacgaATAAAGCCCTTAATTAGTCAAAAATGAACGAACAAAACAAAGGTAGGAGAAAGTATGAATGGCCCAATCGGGGAGATTGCAGTAGATTCATACAAATCtgtaaatacaattttacCGGGTTTGGTAAAAATCACAATAgatcattttttattaataagaaagagaaaaagaatgcAAATTCGTGGGGTTTCCAAGAAATGCAAGTGATATATTTAGAGATTGAGATCTGACCCCATTTTTTGcttaacacacaaaaaatccTTGGGCAGAGGAAAAAGTTTATAGCGACTCTTTTCCTCTAAAAGGGTCtgtctcttccttcttctctcttcagaTCTCCATTTCACGGTATCCTTCTCTCTTCCCCTTGTCTCTATTGACTTttatttgctttgatttttatcGATCGTCTCTGATCTTTTGCTAATTTAACTTGTTTCcgtttgttttgaatttactCTCTCCTGATCTTTGGCATGTATTTTGAATCTGCTGttcttagttttttatttgatcttgTTCTCGTCTGTCTTAATATTGAATAATTGACTAGTTTTATTTACAGATCTTTGCATTATAGATCCCTTCAAGTGCGATTTTAATCGTAGATTAGTTTTGGATCCGTTATATTGGACTGATgtttttgatgtattttttgGTATTAGGATCAATCCTGTGTTTGAAACAATGGGTGTTGAAGTTGTAAACTCTGGTGGATTTGAGGTTGCTCCGGCTCCTTTCGAGGGGAAACCTGAGAAGAACGGGAAGCTGGACCAAGGAAAAGGAGATGATGCCCCCATCAATTTTGGTTCAGTCGGTGAGCTACCAAAGAATGCCGAAGAGAATAATAACAAAGTGGTCAACTCTGATGCACCCAAAAATGCAGCAGAAGAGTGGCCTGTGGCTAAGCAGATCCACTCTTTCTACCTTGTTAAATACCGTTCTTACGCTGACCCCAAAATTAAAGCTAAGCTTGATCTAGCTGATAAAGAGCTTGAAAAGTTGAACAAAGCTCGGACTGGAGTTTTGGACAAGTTGAGAGCTAAGAGggtatgttttttttgctacCTTCTTGTGTCGGATTTAGGAGTTTCgttatttcttttatagtGGTGCTGATAATGCGGTTTTGGTAATGCCTAGGCCGAGAGATCAGAGTTATTTGATCTGCTGGACCCGTTGAAGTCAGAGCGTAAGGGATTCAACACAATGtttgatgagaaaagaaaggaaatggAACCATTGCAGCAAGCACTGGGAAAGTTAAGGAGCAATGATGGTGGGAGTGCTCGTGGCCCTGCTATCTGTTCCTCCGAGGAAGAGCTGAATAGTATGGTAATTATATgagacctttttttttgttttcgataGCTTTGGTTAGCCTTTTCGGTATTCTCATTTGCCTGAGTTTGTGGAAAATGAAGATATACAGCTATCAGTATCGGATTCAACATGAAAGCATTCCGTTAACCGAGGAGAAGCAGATTCTCAAAGAGATCAGGCTGCTTGAAGGGACAAGAGATAAGGTCATTGCTAATGCCGCTATGAGAGCCAAAATCAAAGAATCTATGGGTCAGAAGGATGATATCCAAGGTCAAGTTAAGGTAAGAGAGTTGTGGCCGGATTCTTGCTGTTATATAGTCTGTAGAAGTTGGTTTCATATGTGATGCTTTTTGCAGTTAATGGGTGCTGGTTTGGATGGAGTGAAAAAGGAGAGGCAAGCAATTTCAGCAAGGATTAATGAGCTGAGTGAGAAGTTGAAAGCTACCAAAGATGAGATTACGGTACTGGAAAATGAGCTCAAGACTGTGAGcgaaaagagagacaaagccTATTCAAACATTCATGACCTCAGGAGGCAACGCGATGAGACGGTACAAACACTTACTTTTGAGCATTTTCTTCTGATGAAGAAGGATTCGTTTGTGTCAATTAgtaatctttgatttttgtattcttttctCATACAGAATTCCGAGTATTACCAAAACCGTACTGTGTTGAACAAAGCTAGAGACTTGGCTGCACAAAAGAACATAAGCGAGCTTGAGGCGCTAGCCAATGCTGAGGTTGAGAAATTTATATCCCTTTGGTGCAGTAAGAAGAATTTCAGAGAAGATTATGAGAAGAGAATCTTGCAATCACTTGATTCTAGGCAGCTGAGCCGAGATGGACGGATGAGGAACCCCGATGAGAAGCCTCTGATTGCTCCAGAGGCAGCACCATCAAAGGCAACGCCTTCTGAAACCGAGGTTGTCCCTAAAGCTAAGGCAAAGCCGCAGCCAAAGGAGGAACCAGTTTCTGCACCTAAACCAGATGCTACTGTTGCTCAGAATACTGAGAAAGCTAAAGATGCAGTAAAAGTAAAGAAtgttgctgatgatgatgatgatgaagtatATGGTCTTGGAAAGCCGCAGAAGGAAGAAAAGCCGGTTGATGCAGCTACGGCGAAGGAAATGAGAAAGCAAGAGGAGATTGCTAAAGCCAAGCAAGCCAtggaaaggaagaagaagctggcAGAGAAAGCTGCTGCTAAAGCTGCTATAAGAGCTCAAAAGGAAgctgagaagaaagaaaagaaggaaattaccttttcttttttgttgtacCTCAATGCTCTTTGCATTCTTCTCTCTCCATTCTAACAGTTCTCGccatctttttttgtgtgttgcaGGAGCAAGAGAAGAAGGCCAAGAAGAAAACCGGAGGCAACACAGAAACCGAGACTGAGGAAGTTCCAGAAGCTTCTGAGGAGGAGATTGAAGCTCCGGTGCAGGAGGAGAAACCGCAGAAGGAAAAAGTCTTCAAGGAGAAACCAATAAGGAACAGGACCCGCGGTAGGGGACCAGAAACGATCCCAAGAGCGATCCTTAAGCGTAAGAAGTCGACTAATTACTGGGTTTATGCTGCTCCAGCGGCTCTGGTGGTACTGTTGCTTCTTGTCTTGGGTTACTACTACGTTCTCTAGATCGAACGGAGTGATCAAGCGAAGCTGTCTTGTTGTAGTTTGGAATACTTTAAAACTGGGATTTTTGCCTTCTTGACTCTTAAAAAACTCATAAGCTTATGCATCTTTTACATACGAGTAGagactcttttcttttaagtaCTTTTTACAATCTTCTCTTCTGTTGTTGAGGCTTTAACTTTGAAGGAAGAAAACagtttttgttacattttatAGTTTTCCATAATGTACTGCTTgagatttgatatttcttttcGTCTCTTTGCAAGGTCGTTGGGTCAAAAAATTTCCATGATAATAGAAAccattttatacataattatCAGAGACTAAAGTAGTGACATTTCTACATGATGAACTCTTTTACAACAGAAGATTAACATTCAGCTTTTAGACcctcttcctctgttctctctccaagctttttgcttcttattcCACCTTTCTTTAGCAATCTTGTCTGACTTCCACCGTTGGTTCCGAAATCGTTCTCTCCCTTTTAGCCAGTCGGAGTAGTCCTTACCGGGATCACACGCTATGAAATCTGCCAACTCGTCCACATCGGTTTTTGTCACGTTACCTTTTCCTGCCATACACCACAGAAATCTCTCCCCATTGCAGGTTTCCTCTTCAACACCAACTCCTGAATCTGAACCATTCTCTGGACCTTTAGCTTCAGACACCTTCCTGCACAACCATGGAGTAATATGTAGTTGTTGGTTAAAGCTCTCATGGATGCATTATGAAagcgaagaagagaaaaaatatgaCTTTTGCTGGTCTATACATACCCCAAGTACAAAGTTCGGTTTTTGTGAAACTTCAAAGCAACTGCCCCGCTCTGTTTCCTATCTACTGCTGTCTGTACcatataattatattgatCCATTTAGAAAAGCGCAGAATTTAGACTTTGTGCAAAAGAGTTTTTAGTTGTTACCTTGTCAGCTTTACCAGAAGCAGCCAAGTTTTTGGAACCACTGGATAGTATAGACGATGACGTGTTTTCTGAGTGACCAACTGAATCCCCAAGTGCTTCCAAGTCACCCCCTTCTAGGATGAATAAATACATAGATATCACCATTCCAAAAATGGAGTCCTTCACTAGAAAGTCAAGCTTGAGTGCAAAGCTTACAGACAGTAAGCCTGAAAAATGCATAAGCATCCACTTAGATCTGTGAGGGTAAGATTCCATTCTATCGCGCAGGAAACTTTGACAGGGCATATGAATATTGAACTGTTCAAAACGTTGAACAACATCCATCATGGCTTTGTATTCCTTGCAAGCTCGAACATCACCTCCAGCTTCATGCCAGTTCCAATTCCTGAGAACCCGGATGGCTTGCAACATCGAACAAGTCATGAACTTAAGTGTGGATGCAAGCAGATATAGATCTTCCATACTAGATGTGTTGTATTTTTCCAACACAGAGTCCATAACATCATCAGAACTAGCTCTAAGTATCACGCAACCAAGAATTGATAAGGTCTGAGACAACATACTTTCAGAGCAGGAGCTATCAAATACACATAAGCTTTCCTTTGCGTATGCAACAGAATACGCTACCAGCtcattgttttctctcttcgCATTATCACTTTGATATGAATCCCATGAATCCTTTAGCTGCTGTGTAACATCATTAACTTTCGCCAGTGTTGAGGGCAAAAGACGATGTTCAAAAGCCACCCGAGACTTACTCGTCAAAAAGCCAAACTTCCCAGACAGGCCATTCTCACTCTTAGACATGTGTCTCTTATACAAAACAACAGACTTTTCAAATGCATCAATATAGTGATCAATAAGCTGAAGGTCTAATCCCTTAAAACATGGATGTGAACAAATACCAATGGCGTCAGACACCAATAAAACCACATAGGCATGGATCATTTTTGGTGCAGAGAACATAACCGGGTTTAGCAGCAAGGACACAGCAGCACTCAAGCTTATCTGGGGAGTTCTAAATGCATTACCTTTCTTCCAATATAATCTCTCAACACACATTTGATTCGTTTTCTCATCAGAAGTTGCGATAATAAAATGAGCAGAAACGATTTGCACCACACCGGCCCTATCATGCTTACTAAACAGTCTACATGAGGAGAATGCAGAATCAACTACGAAAAGAAGGTCGCTGATTGACTTATTCACCAAAATCTCATCCATAAAAACCTgtacatataaataatcaaaaaccCAGTGAGCATGCTTTCTTCAACTTAAAAGCCCTTGCCAAAGGTATAGTCAAAAAGCCACAAGTTCATCAGAAATCCAAGATAAAAATGAGCCACAAATTAGTTAACTTTTACCTCAATCCCTGTACAAAGAAACGTATGACGGGGATCTAAAGAACCGTCATGCGTGAATACAAAAGAACAATCTCCATTTCTTGCACGAATCAATCTACCGAGGATCGAGAGAAGAGTTTTGGCCTTCTCCAGAACAAGCTCTTGTTTGGCCACAAGTAAAGACATGATCTTCATACAACATTTTAAGAACAGCGAAGCTAATTCAATACTATCTTCTGTACTTTCAAATGTAGGACAAGTTTCAGCCTTTTGTTTGAATAAAGTAGCGAACAGGCTTTCGAGACTCCTATCAAGCTCTGTGAACAACACATCAGAGAGGAAACAGACATCATCGAAATTGATCAAGTCCACTTTCTCTCCACGGAACTTGATATTCCAATGATGTGAAGCAATGTCACAATTCTCCCAATTTGTTGGTTGGGTTAATGATAAAGGACCCAGAAGGCACAATAAACGTTTCAAAATTGGCTTCTGAGAAACCTGGAAATTCAAAAGGACTGTTGATTATTTCCAAAAACCCACAAATCCTAAATTACTTCACACCCttaaaaatcataactttTGAGCACGATACTAATCCTCGACAAAATTTAGGAAACTAATCAGAATCTAAGCATTGCCCAGTACGGCTAATTGAACAGAAACCAAGATGCAGAAACATTGTACtcgaaattgagaaaattgtACCTGAGAGGACGTAATTGCTGAAGCAAGGGATCGGAATAAGTTGACGGGATCTGAGACCTTCGAAGCTGGGCGTTTCTTACTCTTCCGCTTGGCCGTCATCGCCGTAaggaaagaggagaaaatgCTTGTTTCGGTGAGGTTCTCGATTTGAGTGACTTTTGGTGTGTGGCGGGAAAGCACAAAGCACGCGTCGTTTTTGTGTATTCAAAACGACACGCAGTTATTAAGAAAGAAGgctatgtttgtttgtttggtcaCAAAGACTAAGTCGCTCCTGACCAGGTTACAGTTAAGTTGACTCTTGAGTTCCCGACTTTGGATTGAACAGGAGTGATAGTGAACTCAATCTTGTTTTGGGCTCTTCAAATTGGGCTTGagcatcaaaattttgacaagCTTACAAATATGGACTGGACAATCGCGTAATATGACTTTTGATCTTTGTGCGTcatgatttcttatttttttgttttgcctggttgaaaatattttgagaGGAACTTGGTGCTTGGTGGGTCTTGATAGAGACACTATGTATTGTCAGTTGTCACTGTTTCTGTGTCCAATTTCAACACTTGGACGATTCGTAGCATACGCCACGTTTCACCGTCGAGGGGCCTATACTAGCTAGCGATGATTCAATGGCTACTTGTCACGTGTACCTCTCCATAGCCTTGCAACATAGCTATCGTCTTTAATATCTTTGGTCTCATTCAAAATAACACTACTTTGGTTCTGTtcttaacatgttttttttcttcctaatACAATCTTTCAGCCTcagttaatttatttatacgaaccaaacaaaattaacatcCCGAAAATGGGGAGGATTACCACGAACACaattgtgaaaaaaaacaaaaaaaaacacgaacACAAATGATTTTAGCTTCTTTCTTGCGTTCAGTTGAACACTTTTCTTCATAGTGATCGATTGGTAAATTCAAGTCAATACGTTTCAAAACGCTCCATATATTGGATGCAGTGAATGCAAAACTATTGTAGGTCCATAGGTTTCTACTGCcgacagagagaagaaataagcaaaaattcaatttggtAAAGTGAAATTAAACCGTGGACTGtggacaagaaaaaaaggaagaaaattctGCAAGACATGTCGTAACCACGTATCTTGTTAGatcataaaatacaaataaagtggaaaaaaaagaactttcTTGCATGAGTGACATTGACATAAAGAAAAGCATCAAAAAAATACGTGGAGCTTTTAGTAGGTAAATGAATTAATTGAAAAGTAACTTTCTTGCATTAGCCAAATGTGATTGTAAAAGCATTgaactatatatgtaaatgcAAGCTTCGTACGACCCAACTTTGTATCAATCCATTATCCATGCAACTCTAAATTATTGAACGAACTAAACAGCATTAAACTTTACTACTACTTTGTTGGTTAGGTCCTAGTATTACAAACTCTCTACTTCAAAATATTCTTGGAGAACAGATTAAACGACCTCATTGCGTTTGAGTTTGAGATGCGACATTGAGTTTCAACACTAACCTTATGCATTCACATGTAAatgtaattaatatataagtatGATGTATCACATAATGTTGGTATAAGTGGAGTTATCATGTTTAGAACTGTCtattatttataacaaaacaatccAACTATACTGAATAATACAGAATCAAACTGGgatccaaaaacaatttaaaacaaagttgGAAACTCAACCGAAACAAGAACAAATCGAATCCGACATGAAACAAGTCTCACAAGTGTTCTTAAGCTGACAGAAAGATGGTCAAAACCAAACTTAAAACCGTAGTAATCGACATAACGGTCATACCATTCGCCGACGATTTTTTCTGCCCTGGAGCTCCAGCCGGCGTAGAGATATCACCAGCGGCTGATGGACCATCTCCTGAAGGACCCATCGCCGAGCCTGACGGAGAATCTgacggtgaagaagaagtagagcCTCCCGGAGCCAACGATGGAGAAACGGTGGGTGAGTTTGAAACAGGGGATGAAGATTTAGGTGCCATTGATCCAGGTGGTGAAGTCATCGGAGCAGAAGACGGAGGAATAGTTGAAGATGATTTAGGTGCCATTGGTGCCGGCGGTGAAGTCATCGGAGCAGAGGATGGGGAAACAGGGGACGTGGATTTAGGTGGTGCCGGTGGTGAAGTCGTCGGAGAAACAGGGGAGCCGGATTTAGGCGCCATTGATCCTGGAGGAGAAGTCGCCGGAGAGACAGCTGATGAAGATTTAGGCGAGTGAGCTCCTCCAGGCGGAGTAGTCGATCCCGGAGGAGAAGTCGTCGGAGAAACAGGGGAGGAAGATTTAGGCGAGTGGGCTCCTCCCGGCGGAGTCATTGATCCCGGCGTAGAGCTTCCCGGTGCAGCGGCGTGAGGAGACTGAGCCGTTGATGGAATCCTAGCAGATATGACAACGAC includes:
- the ENODL2 gene encoding early nodulin-like protein 2 (early nodulin-like protein 2 (ENODL2); FUNCTIONS IN: electron carrier activity, copper ion binding; LOCATED IN: in 6 components; EXPRESSED IN: 24 plant structures; EXPRESSED DURING: 13 growth stages; CONTAINS InterPro DOMAIN/s: Plastocyanin-like (InterPro:IPR003245), Cupredoxin (InterPro:IPR008972); BEST Arabidopsis thaliana protein match is: early nodulin-like protein 1 (TAIR:AT5G53870.1); Has 168805 Blast hits to 80761 proteins in 2510 species: Archae - 213; Bacteria - 30974; Metazoa - 63826; Fungi - 28998; Plants - 14037; Viruses - 3902; Other Eukaryotes - 26855 (source: NCBI BLink).), which encodes MTFLKMKSLSFFFTILLSLSTLFTISNARKFNVGGSGAWVTNPPENYESWSGKNRFLVHDTLYFSYAKGADSVLEVNKADYDACNTKNPIKRVDDGDSEISLDRYGPFYFISGNEDNCKKGQKLNVVVISARIPSTAQSPHAAAPGSSTPGSMTPPGGAHSPKSSSPVSPTTSPPGSTTPPGGAHSPKSSSAVSPATSPPGSMAPKSGSPVSPTTSPPAPPKSTSPVSPSSAPMTSPPAPMAPKSSSTIPPSSAPMTSPPGSMAPKSSSPVSNSPTVSPSLAPGGSTSSSPSDSPSGSAMGPSGDGPSAAGDISTPAGAPGQKKSSANGMTVMSITTVLSLVLTIFLSA